A genome region from Alkalimarinus coralli includes the following:
- the rplA gene encoding 50S ribosomal protein L1, with translation MAKLTKRQKAIAEKVEAGKAYSIDEAVAILSDLSSQIKFKESVDVAINLGVDARKSDQVVRGSTVLPNGTGKDVRVAVFTQGENAEKAKEAGADVVGMDDLAEEVKKGNLDFDVVIASPDAMRVVGMLGQILGPRGLMPNPKVGTVTPDVATAVKNAKAGQVRYRTDKNGIIHSPLGNVEFSADSIKQNLEALMADLKKAKPASAKGVYMKKVTVSSTMGPGLVIDQGSISF, from the coding sequence ATGGCTAAACTAACAAAGCGTCAAAAAGCGATTGCTGAGAAAGTTGAAGCAGGGAAGGCATACTCCATAGATGAAGCTGTTGCAATTCTGTCTGACCTATCCTCTCAGATCAAGTTTAAAGAATCTGTTGATGTTGCTATCAATCTTGGTGTAGATGCGCGTAAATCAGATCAGGTTGTTCGTGGTTCGACTGTTCTGCCGAATGGTACTGGTAAAGATGTGCGTGTGGCGGTTTTTACTCAGGGTGAAAATGCAGAAAAAGCAAAAGAAGCAGGCGCAGATGTTGTAGGTATGGATGATCTGGCAGAGGAAGTTAAGAAAGGTAATCTTGACTTTGATGTTGTGATCGCAAGCCCTGATGCAATGCGTGTTGTTGGTATGCTGGGTCAGATTCTTGGGCCTCGCGGCTTAATGCCTAACCCTAAAGTGGGTACTGTGACTCCAGATGTTGCTACTGCGGTTAAGAATGCGAAAGCGGGCCAGGTTAGATATCGCACAGATAAAAACGGCATCATTCACAGCCCTTTGGGGAATGTTGAGTTTTCTGCGGATTCAATTAAGCAGAATTTAGAAGCGCTGATGGCAGACCTTAAGAAAGCTAAGCCTGCATCAGCTAAAGGTGTCTATATGAAGAAAGTTACCGTTTCTTCTACTATGGGGCCTGGGTTAGTGATAGATCAAGGTTCTATCTCTTTTTAA
- the nusG gene encoding transcription termination/antitermination protein NusG, with protein sequence MSKRWYVVHAYSGYEKQVMRSLKEQMVLKGLEDRFGDVLVPTEEVVEMRDGKKRRSERKFYPGYVLVQMEMDDETWHLVKSTSRVLGFIGGTKEKPAPITEKEAMAILQRVESGAEKPRPKTLFEPGEIVRVIDGPFADFNGVVEEVDYEKSRVKVAVLIFGRSTPVELGFGQVEKD encoded by the coding sequence ATGTCTAAGCGTTGGTATGTGGTCCATGCGTATTCTGGATACGAAAAGCAGGTAATGAGATCTCTTAAAGAGCAAATGGTTCTTAAGGGGTTGGAAGATCGGTTTGGTGATGTGTTGGTGCCAACCGAAGAGGTTGTTGAAATGCGCGACGGGAAGAAGCGCAGGAGTGAGCGAAAGTTTTATCCAGGTTATGTGTTGGTTCAGATGGAAATGGATGATGAAACCTGGCATTTGGTTAAGTCTACCTCTCGTGTTCTTGGGTTTATTGGTGGTACTAAGGAAAAGCCGGCGCCAATAACTGAAAAAGAAGCAATGGCAATTTTGCAGCGCGTTGAGAGTGGGGCAGAAAAGCCTCGGCCTAAAACGTTGTTTGAGCCAGGAGAGATTGTTCGTGTTATTGATGGGCCTTTTGCAGACTTTAATGGGGTTGTGGAAGAGGTCGATTATGAGAAGAGTAGAGTTAAGGTTGCTGTTCTTATATTTGGGCGATCTACGCCAGTTGAGTTAGGTTTTGGTCAGGTAGAAAAAGACTAA
- the secE gene encoding preprotein translocase subunit SecE, translating into MNAKVEVDESRFDGLKWFSVVALVVVAVAGNHYFSAESLLYRVLALLVLASVAGFIALQTLKGKKFSALLKDAKSEIRKVVWPTRQELTQTTMIVIVFVLVVALILWGLDSLISWLVSGLIG; encoded by the coding sequence ATGAATGCAAAAGTGGAAGTTGACGAAAGTCGCTTTGATGGCCTGAAATGGTTTTCGGTAGTCGCGCTTGTGGTTGTTGCGGTAGCGGGTAATCATTATTTTTCAGCAGAGTCTTTGCTTTATAGGGTTTTAGCGCTATTGGTGTTGGCGAGTGTGGCAGGTTTTATTGCTCTTCAGACCTTGAAGGGGAAGAAGTTTTCCGCATTGTTGAAGGATGCCAAGTCCGAGATTAGAAAGGTTGTATGGCCGACGCGCCAAGAGCTTACGCAGACGACAATGATTGTGATTGTGTTTGTATTGGTTGTTGCGTTGATCTTGTGGGGGCTTGATTCTCTTATAAGCTGGTTAGTGTCTGGATTAATAGGATAG
- the rplK gene encoding 50S ribosomal protein L11, with amino-acid sequence MAKKVEAYIKLQVGAGKANPSPPVGPALGQHGVNIMEFCKAFNAKTQGMEAGLPVPVVITVYADRSFTFIMKTPPASILLKKAAGIKSGSGRPNTEKVGTVTRAQLEEIATTKEPDLNSGDLDAAVRIIAGTARSMGLNVEGV; translated from the coding sequence ATGGCGAAGAAAGTAGAAGCATATATAAAGCTTCAGGTTGGAGCTGGTAAGGCGAATCCGAGTCCGCCGGTTGGTCCTGCATTGGGTCAGCATGGTGTGAATATTATGGAGTTTTGTAAGGCGTTTAACGCGAAAACTCAAGGTATGGAAGCTGGTCTGCCAGTTCCAGTGGTAATTACGGTTTACGCTGATAGAAGCTTTACCTTTATCATGAAGACGCCGCCTGCTTCAATATTGTTGAAGAAGGCTGCTGGTATTAAAAGTGGTAGCGGTCGACCTAATACTGAAAAGGTTGGCACTGTTACTCGTGCCCAGCTTGAAGAGATTGCAACCACAAAAGAGCCTGACCTGAACTCAGGTGACTTGGATGCTGCGGTAAGAATTATTGCAGGTACAGCCCGAAGTATGGGGCTGAATGTGGAGGGCGTATAA
- the rplL gene encoding 50S ribosomal protein L7/L12: MALSKDDILNAIAEMSVMEVVELVEAMEEKFGVSAAAAVAVAAPAAGGDAAAAEEKTEFDVVLAGAGDKKVNVIKAVRAITGLGLKEAKAMVDGAPSTVKEGVSKDDAEAAKKELEEAGASVEIK, from the coding sequence ATGGCTCTGTCTAAAGACGATATTTTAAATGCAATTGCAGAAATGAGCGTAATGGAAGTTGTTGAGCTTGTTGAAGCAATGGAAGAGAAGTTTGGTGTATCTGCAGCAGCAGCTGTTGCAGTTGCAGCTCCAGCAGCTGGCGGCGACGCAGCAGCAGCTGAAGAGAAAACTGAATTTGACGTTGTTCTAGCTGGTGCTGGCGACAAGAAAGTTAACGTTATCAAAGCGGTACGTGCTATTACAGGTCTTGGCCTTAAAGAAGCAAAAGCTATGGTTGACGGCGCTCCTTCTACTGTTAAAGAAGGTGTTAGCAAAGACGACGCTGAAGCAGCTAAGAAAGAGCTTGAGGAAGCTGGCGCATCAGTTGAAATCAAGTAA
- a CDS encoding SPOR domain-containing protein, whose translation MRWIFLTLLLLNALFALLEWSASLGGRETDGEGYRAAAGIQVLALLGESAGGGSIGKRLAGDANDQLCLLIGPLADRGKAKFALESMQRTGIKAEMITQTTVRAPNYWVYLQPYESRKAAISKLRELQESKVDSYLITQGELANGISLGVFENIDSARRMLERRQGQGYSPKVKELGKKGFEYWLATEDAYTPELDQKIAKTLEELKMSPGKRQIFCKSVASEKKLP comes from the coding sequence GTGCGCTGGATTTTTTTAACATTATTATTGTTAAATGCATTATTTGCATTGCTTGAGTGGTCAGCGAGTCTGGGTGGTCGAGAGACTGACGGGGAAGGGTATCGTGCTGCTGCAGGTATTCAGGTGTTGGCTCTTCTTGGCGAGTCTGCGGGGGGAGGTTCCATCGGCAAGCGGTTAGCAGGCGATGCTAATGATCAGTTGTGCTTATTGATAGGGCCTCTAGCGGATAGAGGGAAGGCAAAGTTTGCGTTGGAGTCGATGCAGCGCACTGGAATAAAAGCTGAGATGATTACTCAAACGACTGTGCGAGCACCCAATTATTGGGTTTATTTACAGCCCTATGAGAGTCGAAAAGCTGCGATCTCCAAGCTTAGAGAGCTGCAAGAGTCTAAGGTGGATAGTTACCTGATAACTCAGGGGGAGTTGGCCAATGGTATTTCTCTGGGTGTGTTTGAAAATATTGACTCAGCTCGCAGGATGCTGGAGCGGAGGCAGGGGCAGGGGTATAGCCCAAAGGTAAAGGAGCTGGGCAAGAAGGGGTTCGAGTATTGGCTGGCAACAGAAGATGCGTATACGCCTGAGCTTGACCAAAAAATAGCGAAAACACTAGAGGAATTAAAAATGTCGCCAGGAAAAAGACAAATTTTTTGTAAAAGTGTTGCATCTGAAAAAAAGTTACCTTAG
- a CDS encoding biotin--[acetyl-CoA-carboxylase] ligase, whose translation MELVRLLNCLADGQYHSGVEIGLELGVSRTAVWKALGKLEASGVALEVVKGKGYRIVGGLDLLSRDAIVGHLNQSSTPFERLYLLQDVDSTNSFLMREESGSDGYALCLSERQSSGRGRRGRVWHSPYAKNLYLSLSFNLAGGAEALEGLSLALGVAVANCLSANGVADIGLKWPNDIWVGDKKLAGLLVELKGEAELGWKVVAGLGINVLMSEDEGSVVDQPWTSISAVASDLSIDRSLWASLLIESLITTIERYRLCGLEGLLAEWSRFDILHGRGVQVSGSGLSGLCMGVDGRGRLLVKSGEELHAINAGEVSVRPNKSSD comes from the coding sequence ATGGAATTGGTAAGGTTGTTAAACTGCTTGGCGGACGGGCAGTATCACTCAGGTGTTGAGATAGGCTTAGAGCTTGGTGTCAGTCGTACAGCTGTCTGGAAGGCGTTAGGGAAGTTAGAGGCTTCTGGTGTGGCTTTAGAAGTGGTTAAGGGGAAGGGCTATCGCATTGTAGGAGGGCTTGATTTATTAAGTCGAGATGCGATTGTTGGCCACTTAAACCAGTCATCGACTCCGTTTGAAAGATTATATTTATTGCAGGATGTTGACTCAACCAACTCATTTCTAATGCGAGAAGAGTCAGGCTCTGACGGCTATGCCCTTTGTTTGTCTGAGCGCCAGAGTAGCGGGCGAGGGCGTCGTGGGCGTGTGTGGCATAGCCCCTATGCTAAAAACTTGTATCTAAGTCTGTCGTTTAATTTGGCGGGCGGGGCTGAGGCGCTTGAAGGGCTTAGCTTGGCATTGGGGGTTGCAGTTGCAAATTGTTTGTCGGCCAACGGAGTGGCAGATATTGGTCTCAAATGGCCCAATGATATATGGGTGGGAGACAAGAAGCTGGCGGGTCTTTTAGTCGAGCTTAAAGGAGAGGCTGAGCTGGGGTGGAAGGTGGTCGCAGGGCTTGGTATTAATGTTTTGATGAGTGAGGATGAAGGCAGTGTGGTTGACCAGCCTTGGACGTCGATTAGTGCTGTGGCAAGTGATTTGTCTATTGATAGAAGTCTGTGGGCGAGTTTGCTTATTGAGAGTTTAATCACCACTATTGAGCGGTATCGATTGTGTGGGTTGGAGGGGCTTCTTGCTGAATGGTCAAGGTTTGATATTCTTCATGGAAGGGGGGTGCAGGTTAGTGGAAGCGGATTATCTGGCTTGTGTATGGGAGTTGATGGCAGGGGGCGCCTGCTGGTTAAATCGGGCGAAGAACTGCATGCGATAAATGCGGGTGAAGTTAGCGTAAGGCCAAACAAATCCTCAGATTGA
- the rplJ gene encoding 50S ribosomal protein L10 — protein MAIGLEDKKAIVAEVNEAAGGALSAVLADYRGVTANDMTVLRKQARENGVYLRVVRNTLTKLAVGGTDFECIKEALVGPTILAFSMEDPGAAARLLKDFAKENKEFEIKALAVGGELLGAEQIDRLAKLPTRDQALGMLASVMQAPITKLVRTFNEVPSKVTRVVAAVRDQKQEAA, from the coding sequence GTGGCAATTGGACTCGAAGACAAAAAAGCGATAGTCGCTGAGGTCAACGAGGCTGCCGGTGGTGCTTTGTCTGCAGTTTTGGCTGATTATCGTGGCGTTACCGCTAATGATATGACCGTACTGCGGAAACAGGCTCGCGAAAATGGCGTTTATTTGAGAGTTGTTCGTAACACTCTTACTAAACTTGCTGTTGGCGGGACTGACTTCGAATGCATTAAAGAAGCATTGGTTGGACCAACCATTCTTGCTTTCTCTATGGAAGATCCTGGTGCGGCTGCAAGGTTGCTTAAGGATTTTGCTAAAGAAAACAAAGAATTCGAAATTAAAGCACTCGCTGTTGGTGGTGAACTGTTGGGAGCTGAGCAGATTGACCGTTTGGCCAAACTACCTACGCGCGATCAGGCGTTGGGGATGTTGGCAAGCGTCATGCAAGCACCTATTACGAAACTTGTGCGTACATTCAACGAAGTTCCGTCGAAGGTTACGCGTGTTGTTGCTGCAGTTCGCGATCAGAAACAAGAAGCAGCCTAA
- the rpoB gene encoding DNA-directed RNA polymerase subunit beta — MTYSYTEKKRIRKEFGTLPTVMDVPYLLSIQMDSYRGFLQKDAEPGAKEDLGLHAAFKSVFPILSFSGNAALEYVSYRLGEPAFDVKECQLRGVTYAAPLRVKVRLIIYDKESANKAIKDIKEQEVYMGEMPLMTDNGTFVINGTERVIVSQLHRSPGVFFDHDKGKTHSSGKLLYSARVIPYRGSWLDFEFDPKDAVFVRIDRRRKLPASILMRALGYDSQQILDMFFETSKHKVSEEVCTLELVPSRLRGDIASFDIKDNEGNVIVEEGRRITARHIRQLEKAGISELEVPLDYIFGKVTAKDIVDERTGELLVECNTEITEEVVQTLVEAGVEELETLYTNDLDCGPFMSDTLRVDPTRSQLEALVEIYRMMRPGEPPTKESAENLFKNLFFTEERYDLSAVGRMKFNRRIGRENEEGAGTLDNEDIIQVLKTLIDIRNGKGMVDDIDHLGNRRIRSVGEMAENQFRVGLVRVERAVRDRLSMAESDGLMPQDLINAKPVAAAVKEFFGSSQLSQFMDQNNPLSEVTHKRRVSALGPGGLTRERAGFEVRDVHPTHYGRVCPIETPEGPNIGLINSLATYARTNSFGFLESPYRKVVDGVVTDEIEYLSAIEESNYVIAQASAIIDESSTLTEELVTVRHKNEFTVMPPERVNYMDVSPRQVVSVAASLIPFLEHDDANRALMGSNMQRQAVPTLKAEKPLVGTGIERIVAQDSGVCVVAKRGGIVESVDASRIVVRANNDEVDAGDAGVDIYSLTKYTRSNQNTCINQKPLVKGGDKVARGDVMADGPSVDMGELALGQNMRIAFMPWNGFNFEDSILVSERVVKEDRFTTIHIQELTCVARDTKLGSEEITADIPNVGESALAKLDESGVVYIGAEVGAGDILVGKVTPKGETQLTPEEKLLRAIFGEKASDVKDTSLRVSTGTRGTVIDVQVFTRDGVEKDQRALDIENAQLNTFRKDLKDEYRIVETATYERLRELLLGKEVVGAPNLKKGDTLTNEYLDSISLSEWFKIRMADDDLNEALERSEAQLAERREEHEERFEDKKRKLQTGDDLAPGVLKIVKVYVAIKRRIQPGDKMAGRHGNKGVISVIMPVEDMPYDEHGEPVDIVLNPLGVPSRMNVGQVLETHLGMAAKGLGVKINQMIKEQRDIAELRAFLSDIYNGIASKQEALDAFSDAEIVELANNLRHGVPMATPAFDGAKEPEIKALLRLAGLDDSGQTPLYDGRTGEKFDRPVTVGYMYMLKLNHLVDDKMHARSTGSYSLVTQQPLGGKAQFGGQRFGEMEVWALEAYGAAYTLQEMLTVKSDDVNGRTKMYKNIVDGDHRMEPGMPESFNVLVKEIRSLGIDIELENE, encoded by the coding sequence ATGACCTACTCATATACTGAGAAAAAGCGCATTCGTAAAGAATTCGGTACACTGCCGACTGTGATGGATGTGCCTTATTTGCTATCTATCCAAATGGATTCATATCGCGGTTTTTTACAAAAAGACGCAGAGCCCGGAGCCAAAGAAGACTTGGGCCTACATGCTGCATTTAAATCTGTTTTTCCTATCCTCAGCTTCTCAGGTAATGCTGCGCTGGAATATGTTAGCTACCGTTTGGGTGAGCCGGCATTTGATGTAAAAGAGTGTCAGTTGCGTGGTGTTACATACGCTGCACCGCTGCGCGTTAAAGTTCGCTTAATTATCTACGACAAAGAGTCAGCGAACAAAGCAATTAAAGATATTAAGGAACAAGAAGTTTACATGGGCGAAATGCCCTTAATGACCGACAACGGTACATTTGTCATTAATGGAACAGAGCGGGTTATCGTATCCCAGCTTCACCGCTCTCCTGGCGTATTTTTTGACCATGACAAAGGTAAAACGCACTCTTCAGGTAAGTTGTTGTACAGTGCGCGTGTCATTCCTTACCGTGGTTCATGGCTCGATTTTGAGTTTGACCCCAAAGATGCTGTTTTTGTTCGTATTGACCGTCGCCGCAAGCTGCCGGCTTCAATTTTAATGCGAGCATTAGGGTACGACTCTCAGCAAATTCTGGATATGTTCTTTGAAACGAGCAAACATAAAGTTTCAGAGGAAGTATGTACGTTAGAGTTGGTGCCATCCCGCTTAAGGGGTGATATCGCTAGCTTCGATATAAAAGATAATGAAGGCAATGTCATTGTTGAAGAGGGGCGACGTATTACAGCTCGTCATATCAGGCAGCTGGAAAAAGCAGGTATTAGTGAGCTTGAAGTCCCGCTAGATTATATCTTTGGAAAAGTTACAGCAAAAGATATTGTTGATGAGCGGACAGGTGAGCTGCTAGTTGAATGTAATACTGAAATTACTGAAGAAGTCGTTCAAACGTTGGTAGAGGCGGGTGTTGAAGAACTTGAAACCCTCTATACTAACGATCTTGACTGCGGCCCATTTATGTCTGACACATTGCGGGTTGATCCTACAAGAAGTCAGCTTGAGGCGTTGGTCGAAATTTACCGAATGATGCGTCCAGGCGAGCCGCCAACGAAAGAATCAGCAGAGAATTTGTTTAAGAACTTGTTCTTCACAGAGGAAAGGTATGACCTTTCTGCTGTGGGTAGAATGAAGTTCAATCGCCGAATTGGGCGGGAAAACGAAGAGGGTGCAGGTACGCTGGATAATGAAGACATTATCCAGGTTCTGAAAACCTTGATAGATATTCGTAACGGTAAAGGAATGGTCGACGATATCGACCATTTGGGTAACCGTAGAATTCGATCTGTTGGCGAGATGGCAGAGAACCAATTCCGTGTTGGCCTTGTCCGTGTTGAGCGTGCCGTTCGAGATCGTCTAAGTATGGCAGAATCTGATGGTTTGATGCCTCAAGATTTGATCAATGCTAAGCCGGTCGCGGCTGCGGTTAAGGAGTTCTTCGGATCTAGTCAGCTATCACAGTTTATGGATCAGAATAACCCGCTTTCCGAGGTTACACACAAGCGACGAGTTTCGGCTTTGGGGCCTGGTGGTTTGACTCGAGAGCGAGCAGGGTTTGAAGTGCGAGATGTTCACCCGACGCACTATGGCCGAGTTTGCCCAATCGAAACCCCTGAAGGACCAAACATCGGTCTGATAAACTCTTTGGCGACTTATGCTAGAACCAACTCTTTTGGTTTTTTAGAAAGTCCTTATAGAAAGGTTGTTGATGGCGTCGTTACAGACGAAATCGAATACTTGTCAGCAATCGAAGAGAGTAATTACGTGATCGCACAGGCTAGCGCGATTATCGATGAGTCTAGCACTCTGACAGAAGAGTTGGTTACTGTTCGTCATAAGAATGAATTTACGGTAATGCCTCCAGAGCGCGTTAATTATATGGATGTATCGCCTCGTCAGGTTGTTTCTGTTGCAGCATCGCTTATCCCGTTCCTTGAGCACGATGATGCGAACCGGGCTCTTATGGGGTCGAACATGCAACGTCAGGCAGTTCCTACACTTAAAGCTGAAAAACCTTTGGTAGGTACGGGGATTGAGCGAATTGTGGCTCAGGATTCTGGTGTTTGTGTTGTTGCTAAACGGGGCGGTATTGTTGAAAGCGTCGATGCATCCCGAATTGTTGTTAGGGCTAACAATGATGAAGTAGATGCTGGTGACGCTGGTGTTGATATTTATAGTCTTACTAAATATACCCGTTCCAATCAGAATACATGTATTAACCAAAAGCCACTGGTTAAAGGTGGTGATAAGGTGGCGCGCGGCGATGTAATGGCTGATGGTCCATCTGTTGATATGGGTGAGCTTGCGTTAGGGCAAAATATGCGAATAGCATTTATGCCCTGGAATGGCTTCAACTTTGAGGATTCGATTTTAGTCTCTGAAAGAGTTGTAAAAGAGGATCGGTTTACCACTATCCATATTCAGGAGTTGACGTGTGTTGCTCGTGATACAAAGCTGGGTAGCGAAGAGATTACGGCAGATATCCCGAATGTAGGTGAAAGCGCGCTTGCCAAACTTGATGAGTCGGGCGTTGTATATATTGGTGCTGAGGTCGGAGCTGGCGATATTCTGGTTGGCAAGGTGACGCCTAAGGGTGAAACCCAGTTAACGCCAGAAGAAAAATTGCTCAGAGCTATTTTCGGTGAGAAGGCTTCTGATGTTAAGGATACCTCACTAAGGGTTTCTACGGGAACTCGCGGGACTGTTATCGATGTTCAGGTCTTCACCCGAGATGGTGTTGAAAAAGATCAGCGTGCATTGGATATTGAAAATGCCCAGCTTAATACGTTCAGAAAAGATCTTAAAGATGAGTACCGAATTGTCGAAACTGCAACGTATGAGCGGTTACGCGAGCTATTGCTAGGTAAGGAAGTTGTAGGCGCGCCAAACCTTAAGAAGGGTGACACGCTTACTAATGAATACCTTGATAGTATCAGCCTTTCTGAGTGGTTTAAGATTCGTATGGCCGACGACGATCTTAATGAAGCACTTGAGCGCTCTGAAGCTCAATTAGCAGAGCGAAGGGAAGAGCATGAAGAGCGTTTTGAGGATAAAAAACGCAAACTTCAGACAGGTGATGACCTGGCGCCGGGTGTACTTAAAATTGTTAAGGTTTATGTTGCTATAAAACGTCGCATTCAGCCAGGGGACAAGATGGCCGGACGCCATGGTAACAAGGGTGTTATCTCGGTTATTATGCCTGTTGAAGATATGCCTTATGACGAGCATGGCGAGCCTGTTGATATTGTTCTGAACCCGCTGGGTGTTCCATCCCGAATGAACGTTGGTCAGGTTCTTGAGACGCATTTGGGTATGGCTGCTAAAGGGTTAGGGGTCAAAATTAACCAGATGATCAAGGAGCAGCGAGATATCGCTGAGCTAAGAGCATTTTTGTCTGATATATACAATGGTATCGCAAGTAAGCAGGAAGCGCTGGATGCATTTAGCGATGCTGAAATAGTCGAGCTAGCTAACAATCTTCGACATGGTGTGCCTATGGCGACACCTGCATTTGATGGTGCGAAAGAGCCTGAGATAAAGGCGTTGCTCCGACTGGCAGGTTTGGATGACTCAGGCCAGACTCCTTTATACGATGGCCGAACCGGTGAAAAGTTTGATCGCCCGGTAACCGTCGGTTATATGTACATGTTGAAGCTGAACCACTTGGTTGATGACAAAATGCACGCTCGATCAACAGGGTCTTATAGTCTTGTTACTCAGCAGCCGTTGGGTGGTAAAGCTCAATTTGGTGGTCAGCGCTTCGGTGAAATGGAAGTGTGGGCTCTAGAAGCTTACGGCGCTGCGTATACATTGCAAGAAATGTTAACTGTTAAGTCTGATGACGTTAACGGTCGAACTAAGATGTACAAGAATATCGTCGATGGCGATCACCGTATGGAGCCGGGTATGCCGGAGTCATTTAACGTATTGGTTAAGGAAATTCGCTCATTAGGTATCGATATTGAGCTTGAAAACGAGTAA